In Parasteatoda tepidariorum isolate YZ-2023 chromosome 2, CAS_Ptep_4.0, whole genome shotgun sequence, one DNA window encodes the following:
- the LOC122272825 gene encoding uncharacterized protein isoform X2 — protein MVEVLDVYVNEHIQFKENVSECFRNSNSSGDSNWTNEIFEVILKVLCVWANICLSLEVGTYLASEELLISHLLSVIGVITLLDSSFSHEVQLESANIIRNLTRHQEVRKFIQDNSLFPEFMKLLNASDKEFKTAAYGIIMNLLIDQSTHQMFYQEQGITRYSIFFIDS, from the exons atGGTTGAAGTTTTAGATGTCTATGTTAATGAGCATATTCAA ttcAAAGAAAATGTATCTGAATGTTTTAGAAATTCTAATTCTAGTGGGGACAGTAACTggacaaatgaaatttttgaagttattttaaag gtGTTATGTGTTTGGGCTAATATTTGCCTGAGTCTAGAAGTTGGTACTTACTTGGCTTCtgaagaacttttaatttcacatttacTGTCAGTTATTG gtgTGATAACACTTCTCGATTCTTCTTTCTCCCATGAAGTTCAATTAGAATCTGCCAACATCATTCGAAATTTAACAAGACACCAAGAAGTACGCAAGTTTATTCAAGACAATTCAC TATTTCCTGAATTCATGAAACTACTCAATGCAAgtgataaagaatttaaaacagcTGCATATGGAATTATTATGAACCTTTTAATTGATCAAAGTACACATCAAATGTTTTATCAAGAACAAGGTATAACCAGGtacagcatttttttcattgattcttga
- the LOC122272825 gene encoding uncharacterized protein isoform X1, with translation MVEVLDVYVNEHIQFKENVSECFRNSNSSGDSNWTNEIFEVILKVLCVWANICLSLEVGTYLASEELLISHLLSVIGAYAEKASVYDTNFALYSFLVVIGNIAYYLPSSSDICTSIAECVITLLDSSFSHEVQLESANIIRNLTRHQEVRKFIQDNSLFPEFMKLLNASDKEFKTAAYGIIMNLLIDQSTHQMFYQEQGITRYSIFFIDS, from the exons atGGTTGAAGTTTTAGATGTCTATGTTAATGAGCATATTCAA ttcAAAGAAAATGTATCTGAATGTTTTAGAAATTCTAATTCTAGTGGGGACAGTAACTggacaaatgaaatttttgaagttattttaaag gtGTTATGTGTTTGGGCTAATATTTGCCTGAGTCTAGAAGTTGGTACTTACTTGGCTTCtgaagaacttttaatttcacatttacTGTCAGTTATTG gAGCCTACGCAGAAAAAGCCTCTGTATATGAcacaaattttgctttatattcaTTCCTTGTTGTAATTGGCAACATTGCTTATTACTTACCTAGTTCATCAGATATCTGCACTTCAATTGCTGAGt gtgTGATAACACTTCTCGATTCTTCTTTCTCCCATGAAGTTCAATTAGAATCTGCCAACATCATTCGAAATTTAACAAGACACCAAGAAGTACGCAAGTTTATTCAAGACAATTCAC TATTTCCTGAATTCATGAAACTACTCAATGCAAgtgataaagaatttaaaacagcTGCATATGGAATTATTATGAACCTTTTAATTGATCAAAGTACACATCAAATGTTTTATCAAGAACAAGGTATAACCAGGtacagcatttttttcattgattcttga